The stretch of DNA ttatttctataGTAATAGTATCACACGCAGTTGatcatatattaataaatatatttggtTATACTGTTGGTTTTGTTTTATACCCAAATTTTGGGTTTACTGTTTTTAACAATATTAATGATTTATATTAtactaaaaattatatattatgtatAACTGTTggttatataataaatgctATTACTTCAATATACTTTTCTCAATCAAATTTAGAGGATAACATGaaaatacaatttttatcttttttttttttaatgagcACTATATTTCAAATGATTTATCTAAGTATccttaaaatatatagatttaatataaataacgtaaacattatacaaaaaactggaataaaaaaatattcagaCATAAAATATCCTAGTGCATTCGGagattttaattttagaCAACTGCTTTCATCTTATATTGCTTCTTATTCAACAGTAACAGTTATTCCTTGTTGGGCCAACGAAATGAAATCAGatgttaaaattataaaaactgTTTGgttatctaattttttttgttgtttcatttattatatttatggGCTAATTTTATGCACTGCTTATCctcatataaataatgataatatattaaatgatatTTTACAGAATCctcttataaatatttacatgaaaatttctatatatatgtttgATCTATTAACTATAGCACCTGGAATATATGTTTATTGCATAGCAACCAGATATAATTTAATCAACAGTAATATATGTTCAGAAAAAGTAGCATTCATTTTTGGTActatttttccatttttaatatcatgGTTTTTTACATCAAGTTccttttttgaaaatatttttacctGGTctagtttaattttttcttttgcttgtaattttattacaccgtcaattatatatttaatagcATGCAAGAATATTCCATATTCGGAAAAAAATCCtcttaaatatattcatGTTTTATATGATCccaatgaatataaaaaaaaaaagcctctctataatattttatattctaaCTTTAATGATGAAAAGAGTAATTTTGATTATGCAAATCAAAAatctattaatataaaaaaagaaatagaaaatgaaaaaaacatatttgaAATTCAACCAAATTCTATTGTTAGTAAAGAAGACAataagaaaaagataaagcAGTTTGATGGAAATTCCAATGATATGCAtgattcatattttttaaaaagtagtTCTTATGACTCAGATGATCATACAATTGCAAAAATAGATGAAAATTCAATTAATAATAAGTATGtaaatgattttaataatgggaaaaataatattttatatgatgTAGATAAGATTAATAGTATAAATGTTTTGCGTAATACTGGCAAggcaaataaaaaattaaattcacATTCATATATTcaagataaagaaaaaagaaatgatttttcatattattatctCCAAAACAGATATAAAATGCCAAACGACAAAACAAATTCTAATGACTATTCTAAGGAGGGAGAAATACATATTCAagacaaaagaaaaaataccCAATATCCTTCTCGTGAAGATTTTATAGTatcaataaataaagaaCTCACAAGTTGTGTTACTAAGGAAGGCAAttcaataaagaaaaaaaaaaaaagtgtttCTTTAAATGtagataataatttaataaagacAAATACAGAAGAAAGTGAATgggaaacaaaaaaagaaaattatgaacaaaaacaagaagaaaaaaaagaagtagaaaaaaaaacagaagataaattaatattgcATGAATCTTttgaaaaagataattatTTCAGCAAagataatatagaaaaaaataaaaagaagtcagatgaatattataatatagaaaaaaaaaaaaaagatccATTTATATTTCGTAAgtataattctttatttaatatcaACGTGAAGAATTTACCTGATAatacaaaaatgaaaaatatattaccaAATAATATTCGAAAATCAAGAAAACATAAAACTGTCATGggttttgaaaaaaaaaataaaaaaaataaaaatgtgtccattataaatttaaaagaatctTCAGAAAGTTCTGATTTTAGTgatgatattttaaatgataaaataatagcTGATTTATCAAGAGATAtttataatgatataaaaataataaaaaaaaattatgaaagagaagaatatttaattaaattttctgATATTTttgattcttttttaaatttaaaattgatATTAGAAAGTGAATATAAcgaaaaaaattcatttaattttttttataattcagGTATTACAAATCAAAAtgatttttctaatattaaaaaagagaataatacaataaatggaaatttattatcttttaataattcaaataaatgtaattttaataatggaAGGAAGGAAAAATCCTTTTTATCTGATATAATgaataaggaaaaaaaaattgtcgATAAAGAAATATCTGAAAACAacattgaaaaaataaagagaaaaCAAATAGGAAAAAACGAACAAAATTCATCAAATTATAGAAAAGGAGGAATAAAGAAAAACGAAGAAAACGAAGAGggaaaaataaatgaaaataaaattaatataagcCCACTAGATTATTTGCGTAATAATAccatacataaaaataataaaaaagaaaaaatagttaCAGGCTTTACTGatgatatatatgaaaaaaaattaagaaaaatcaAAGAGGAAATTGATATGATTATAAAtggaataaataataatcaaaATTTTACATGGGCTTTTGatggaaataaaaatagagatGATTCAAatgtaatattaaataataaaaatataaatgtatcAAATGTAAAATGCTTTCTTCAATCAAATGATAGCATGTATCCGTCATACAGGAAATCGAAAAGTGAAagttatttttctattttaagtttaaataaaagaaacttttataaaagaGACAAAAAAAGCagtttacattttttaaataaattaggAACTAAGGaaaattctttattaaataatagaaTGAGTGATgatgatattaataaatatattcaaatTAGAAGTGCTGATTATTACAGAAAATTCACAACTGAACAAAGTGATGAAAAACCTTTTCATAGCTATTCCATATCGagagataaaataaaaaaaagaaataaattaattaaggATTCTGAAAGCAGGAGTGAGAGCAGTGAAAAACAAGAAAATGATtttaagaagaaaataaatttaaggTCAGAAAATTTTGAATTCGATACAGAAAGTTCTTATAAAagtgatgaaaataaaaattttaaagataaaaacaaatttaaaatgaataataaaaaaataaaaccaaaagaaaaaaactatATTGACTTCAATGAAAACAATATTCAATCAAAGGACAGgttattatactttttaaattcttataGTAGAAAAAGTAAGATgtataaagatataaatagATTGACTGTTCCAGATAATGTATATAATGTTATCCccaaaattaataaaatcaatGGAAAAAGCAGTTTtgatgataatataaataatattttcaattattataaatatcatttcttattatcatttagcgagaaaaacaaaaaaagaggaaatttaaatatatataaaaatattagaaatgCAAACTTATTCTGTAATTAtagaaataatgaaaataacagCTTATATAACAATAGTGatacaaataataaagataataaattaaatgaaaatatcaaTTCATTTGAAAAGATACAAtcaaaagaattattaaaatctGTTTCCAAAtctcattatttaaataaattccccaatgatgaaaaaaaggaGCCTTTACTAAATAATTCCCAAAATGAGAAACAGTTCGATGATTTACCGacaattaatttaatttgtCCTGAAAAACCATTGTGTGGGTATGAGGATGCATATCAAATTGATGATTATATAAATGgcaaaataaatgaaaacatAATACATGTTTATCCTTCTACATATTTAAGAATTAAACATGTAGAAATTAcagaattattattatttattacaaTAATGTTACTATTTATTTCAATTCTTtatgattttatttattaaaaactgtgtgcacattttttttcttttttatattatttatttttcctttttgcttatttataaaaaccTTTTTAGTATTAAtcgaaaaataaaaaagttattctttttttgttacacgtaaattatttaataatataaaataataaaattattcatttataaaCTTGTTTTTGAATATGctatgttattttattttattttatctcattttattttttgttattaaaaaataaactttttaatttgattttgttgttaaaaatacaaaaaaaaaaataaataaaataataaatttaatataaatcaactaaaaaaaaaatatatatatataataaacataaaattttgtaatatttttaaaaatatttaataatgaaaaaaataattatataattcgATATCATGTAATCGAAGTAAATTTCTCATTTCAAAATATGTTTCCTTTGAAACAGCTTGATTTccaattaaatttttaacattctttttttgtttagtGCCAGCTTTTAGATACTTCAAATaagaaggaaaaaaaagagcTATAAATTTGGGTGTAATAAATGTTTCagtaaaagaaattattccATTAACATGCTCacttctttttctattttcgCCTATATTTGATTTGAATTGATAAGTTATTTCatgaaatttattaaaataagatCCTGAATTTATacttaattcatttttattttcaattaaagacgaaccattttttttttctttatttatttcgtTATATTCCTTTTCATACTGATTATTCCAATATTCTATAATCAACAATATGTAGCAAGGAAAAAAACTAGAGAATAATTCATGATTTCCGCgcaaaaaaaaactatatttAGATGCAATACTGTCGatgctatttttattttggttaattaattttttaattgcaATCATAATATATCTGTCATACAATTCTTTTCTTACTATACTAAAATGGTgataatatttattcataGGATTTGTTTTAAATGTAAAAGACATTTTTAATGTATCAGGATTTTGCataaaatattcaaattttttttttttaattacatgtACAGTATATTTCTCCTCTGAATCAGGAGGGAATAAAGGATTTCCTATTGGAATTCTAGGATTTTTGTTACATACGAGATAATATCTATAAGTTATTCTAAAATGATCATTTATAAATCTTATAATATCATCGCTTAAATTGTCATATGATTTTCTCATTAAAAGATTTGAGCAATCTATTCCTCGAAAAGAATAATCAATAATACTCAAATTAGAAATCAATGTTGCAATATCAGATAaactattataaaaaaataaataattttcttttaataatgataagATTTGAAATTTCTCAGATATACTCATCATATCAGCTTTATTATCCAAGTCTTTAAATATGTTGATATAAGAATGATTTTTTCTATTCATGTTATCGGGTCCCTTATCCATTAATTCTATTTGGGTAATATTTAAAGggtttattaaattttttactttattctTCGTTCCtaaaacattattttttgtgTTATCAATTTTGTTTATctcttcattattatttatgcTTAAAGAAGATTTgcatacatttttatttgtaatgtcttcaataaaattatcttcatttttatgtgTGCATAGACTACTAAAATGAAAATCGCAATTTAAATTGTTTGATGAATGCAAATCTCTTGTTGAAATAATTTCTGTACCTATATTACGatataatacttttttaacAAAACCAAATATATCATTTTGACATAAAGTAGaaacattatttatttcttcaagAGACATCTTATTTAGATCAGGAattctatttaaaaaatctaATGCGTTAAAACATGATCGTATATCTCCATTACAATTATGTGCATAATGctttataatttcttttgttTCTTTATTTGACTTTATCATTCtacaataatatttttcagttaatattttttcaagaTACAGtgaatgtattttttttaattttataaaatgaacATATGGGGAGTAATTAATATCAATTCCTAGTAACGTATTAACTGTCTTTATTTGTTCATAGGAATTTATACAAATTACTATAGGATGGATTGTATAACattctaaatatttttgGTGATTCTTTTCTTTTGAATACTTTAAGTATTCTTGTTTGCAGTGATCTACACGATTAAATACAAATTGCATGGAAGCCTTGCAACTATCTCTAAATTCTTCTGAATGTTCTAATTCTGTAACTGGTAGTTCATCAATAATAACAGCGCGAGTTactatataattttcttcataatgtaatttctttttttcttcttccctttttttttttaaatcgatattcattattcttttatataaactATTAGTTGTAATTAAGCAGTCCATCTTTTCTTTTGAATTATTAGCTATAAAGGAATCAGTTATTTTATCTCTTAAATCAATAACTTCAACAAATTTGTCAAGcaaatttgtttttaaatcattactTTCATTAAGATAGATAATGGTTTCTTCAAATAAATCATTAGACTtatctaatttatttattatttttttatttaatttataaatttcgtataaataattcatcaattttttatataatttatcagatatatttaattcatcatttaatttttcttttaaatgaTTTCCTTTAATTGAATCATTTATTTGTTCACATgaattattatcataaatTGGATCATTTGTTTTACTCgttgaattattattttcaacaaaaaaatcaatttctttatataaattattagttATTGTGAAATTACtatttaactttttaattGAATTATTGTTTTCAGttgaatcattttttttttttatagaatttttCTCTATATTTAAGTTATCATCTATTCTTCCATTTGAACTATTTGCTGCAATAAAATCATTAATTATTTCTTCCTTTAAATGATTAATTACACTTgagttaataataaatatatcctTTAAATGATTACTTAAGaacatattattaattataagtTCTTTTACTGTATTGCTGATATTAAAATCgttaattatatattcattaataTAGTTAGCGACAATTAAATCAATTAACTTTCCTTTGTAATTTTCATCTTTAACtgaatcatttatttttttatttatacaattacctaaaataatattatcaagtccttcctttttttctttattttctctaaaatttatttcatttattatttcatttaatttgtAATCAATTTCTAAACATTCACTTATTTTTTGCTTTAAATTATTAGTTACAGTTAactcttttattatatcctttgatttattatattcaataaaatatttaatttctcTATTTAATTTGCTTGATATATGATCACTGTTTGTTTCATCAGAATTATTACTAGTAAAATAATcgtatatttcttttaacctgaaattattttttttatgtttcttCAAATAATCGTTATGCATTAGCAAATCctcaatttttttcttcaagttttttgttttaattaagtaatttaattcttcttttaaagtattggataaaattaaatcttcatttatttcttccttcaagttattatataaatttaaattattaattattttcttattcAAATAGTTTGACTCATTAAAGcccttatttattttttcatttaaattattggactcatttaaatcattaattATATGTTCGCTATAATTGTTATCAACAAATAAAtcaataattctttttttctttattttattagcTTCAATAGAATTTTCAATAATTTGCTCCTTCAATTTTTGTGATAAATCTAAAAcactatttatttttttcattattttatcaGCAACAAcagagtttttatttattattctaTTGAAATCATTAGATACAAATAGACAATCATTTTCCCTTTCTTCTAATAGATTcgttttaattaaattcaGCAATATACTTATAAATAAATCATGTACTTTAAAGAAACCATTTGCTATTCTtccattaatattattagttTCAATTGAatcttctattatttttttttttaggttaGTAATTAAAGCATagtcatttatttttatatttctgtTATTAGTTTCTGtggaaatttttaatattttatttgaataaaaattttcttctgcattatttattctttttattttattagaaGTTTCAATTTGTAATAGGTTATcacatttttttctattttgttctttttttttttctaataatatttttggtTTTTCGGTATTTCCTATTTGGCAATTAGAGTATAATAAGAAATTATTATAAGgatgataataatgattattttcttcttcttcattcATACTTCTAATGAAATTGATGCGATCCTGTGATTCAGGCTCATAGTAGCATTCTctcatatttaatttatcacatagatattttattaatgttGTTTTTCCACTTCCTGGAGAACCTAATATAATGCATAT from Plasmodium relictum strain SGS1 genome assembly, chromosome: 11 encodes:
- a CDS encoding amino acid transporter, putative — translated: MNDEKNTKYEKLGVGDNILLNTNKLQKNKINIYNKEYIEKIKRLKEKKYFGSKTIGKGSSYIYLINQIFGSGIVSIPYVFKSCGWLPCLIMNILICVLTAFNTLLFLRTMTMIPNNIHFNKRYEYISTVCYFLGKNNIFFLLIQICFYASILASNIISIVIVSHAVDHILINIFGYTVGFVLYPNFGFTVFNNINDLYYTKNYILCITVGYIINAITSIYFSQSNLEDNMKIQFLSFFFLMSTIFQMIYLSILKIYRFNINNVNIIQKTGIKKYSDIKYPSAFGDFNFRQLLSSYIASYSTVTVIPCWANEMKSDVKIIKTVWLSNFFCCFIYYIYGLILCTAYPHINNDNILNDILQNPLINIYMKISIYMFDLLTIAPGIYVYCIATRYNLINSNICSEKVAFIFGTIFPFLISWFFTSSSFFENIFTWSSLIFSFACNFITPSIIYLIACKNIPYSEKNPLKYIHVLYDPNEYKKKKPLYNILYSNFNDEKSNFDYANQKSINIKKEIENEKNIFEIQPNSIVSKEDNKKKIKQFDGNSNDMHDSYFLKSSSYDSDDHTIAKIDENSINNKYVNDFNNGKNNILYDVDKINSINVLRNTGKANKKLNSHSYIQDKEKRNDFSYYYLQNRYKMPNDKTNSNDYSKEGEIHIQDKRKNTQYPSREDFIVSINKELTSCVTKEGNSIKKKKKSVSLNVDNNLIKTNTEESEWETKKENYEQKQEEKKEVEKKTEDKLILHESFEKDNYFSKDNIEKNKKKSDEYYNIEKKKKDPFIFRKYNSLFNINVKNLPDNTKMKNILPNNIRKSRKHKTVMGFEKKNKKNKNVSIINLKESSESSDFSDDILNDKIIADLSRDIYNDIKIIKKNYEREEYLIKFSDIFDSFLNLKLILESEYNEKNSFNFFYNSGITNQNDFSNIKKENNTINGNLLSFNNSNKCNFNNGRKEKSFLSDIMNKEKKIVDKEISENNIEKIKRKQIGKNEQNSSNYRKGGIKKNEENEEGKINENKINISPLDYLRNNTIHKNNKKEKIVTGFTDDIYEKKLRKIKEEIDMIINGINNNQNFTWAFDGNKNRDDSNVILNNKNINVSNVKCFLQSNDSMYPSYRKSKSESYFSILSLNKRNFYKRDKKSSLHFLNKLGTKENSLLNNRMSDDDINKYIQIRSADYYRKFTTEQSDEKPFHSYSISRDKIKKRNKLIKDSESRSESSEKQENDFKKKINLRSENFEFDTESSYKSDENKNFKDKNKFKMNNKKIKPKEKNYIDFNENNIQSKDRLLYFLNSYSRKSKMYKDINRLTVPDNVYNVIPKINKINGKSSFDDNINNIFNYYKYHFLLSFSEKNKKRGNLNIYKNIRNANLFCNYRNNENNSLYNNSDTNNKDNKLNENINSFEKIQSKELLKSVSKSHYLNKFPNDEKKEPLLNNSQNEKQFDDLPTINLICPEKPLCGYEDAYQIDDYINGKINENIIHVYPSTYLRIKHVEITELLLFITIMLLFISILYDFIY